The Candidatus Krumholzibacteriia bacterium region GATCAGGTTCCAGTACTGGTTCCAGTTCGCGAATTCCGCGTAGACGAAGGTGGTCCACGGTCCGTACTGCGCGAGGCGCGAGCCCGGCGTGTTCTCGAAGGAGCCGATCACGTGCAGCTCCTCGAGATCGCCGATCTGCTCGATGCGCTGGAGGAACGGACGGGTGGCCTCGACGGCGTCCTCGTCGGGGCCGATCAACGTCGCAATGGCATCCTCTCGTCCTGCCTCCAGGCCTTCCATCGCCTCACGTACTCGTCCGTTCAATTCGCCGGCCCGGGCGCGTTGTGCATGGGTGGAATCGAACAGCAGGTCCAGGGTCGACTGACCCCAGAGCTTCGCGATCAACCGCGTGTCGTCGGCCGTCACCTCGAGCGATCCTTCGCCGAGGCGGTACGTCCCGACCCTCTCCGCTGCCACCTCCGGCCGCGCGTCGTCGGCGGGGTCGACGAGTGGCGGCATCGAGAAGGCGGGATCGAAGGCCGCGTCGAGCAGACGCCCACGCTGCCGGTCGGCCGGAACCGTCGACGTGTTGCCCTGGATGTAGACGAAGAACTCGATTTCGGGCAGCCAGACGTAGTCGGCCGAGAAGATCCGATTGCTGCCGCTGTGGGAGATCATCGTTCCCCACTCCGTGTCCCGTTCCACCCAACCATAGGCGTAGCCCTGGTCGACGACGCCCGTGGTCCAGCGGCGCGCGGTCTCGGCGTCGAGCGCTCCCTCGCCACGGACCGTGTTCAACCATCGGTACATGTCGTCGACGGTGGTGTGGATTCCGCCGTTGGCGCGCAGGGGCCAGCCCGGCCCGTCGTCGCGCCATCCGCGTCCGTACACCCGGCCCCACGGCTCGCCCCTGTGGTAGCCCTTCGCGAGGCGGTCTTCGTTCCACGCGGGCAATACGTAGCCGGTGTCACGCATGCCGGCGGGCAGCAGGAGTTCCTCGCGCAGGAACTGTTCGTAGTCCTGCCCCGACACGCGCTCCACCACGATCCCCAGCAGCGAATACCCCATGTTCGAATAGCCGTAGTCCGTTCCCGGCGCGCGCGCGAGGGGTTCGGCCAGCGCGCGCGCGACGTAGGCGTCGGCTCCGATCGGATCTTCGTCGCTTCCGATGCCGCCGTGCAGGCCCGCGGTGTGCGTGAGGAGCTGGTGCAGGGTGATCGTGCGCTTGTCGGCGGGCACGTCGTCGAAGAAGCGATCGAGCGTGTCGTCGACCGACAGCTCGCCCCGCTGCTCGAGCAACAGGATCGCGGCCGCGGTCATCTGCTTGGTGATCGAGCCGTGGCTCTGGACCGTTTCGGGCGTACAGGGTCGGCGCGCCTCGCGATCGGCCAGCCCGTAGCCCGCCCGCAGGACGACCTCTCCCTCGTGGGCCACGAGGATCGACCCGGAGAACCCGAAGGCCTCCATGGCCGACAGGTAGCGGTCGATCCGCGCGCCGATGGTGGCGGCGTCGGGCGATGCGACGGTGGCTGGATCCCGCGGGCTCGCGACGGCCGCGCAACGGGCCAGTGGGGTCAGGGCGGCGGGGGAGCACAGCAGGACGAGCGTGAGAACGAAGTGGA contains the following coding sequences:
- a CDS encoding serine hydrolase domain-containing protein, whose translation is MVHFVLTLVLLCSPAALTPLARCAAVASPRDPATVASPDAATIGARIDRYLSAMEAFGFSGSILVAHEGEVVLRAGYGLADREARRPCTPETVQSHGSITKQMTAAAILLLEQRGELSVDDTLDRFFDDVPADKRTITLHQLLTHTAGLHGGIGSDEDPIGADAYVARALAEPLARAPGTDYGYSNMGYSLLGIVVERVSGQDYEQFLREELLLPAGMRDTGYVLPAWNEDRLAKGYHRGEPWGRVYGRGWRDDGPGWPLRANGGIHTTVDDMYRWLNTVRGEGALDAETARRWTTGVVDQGYAYGWVERDTEWGTMISHSGSNRIFSADYVWLPEIEFFVYIQGNTSTVPADRQRGRLLDAAFDPAFSMPPLVDPADDARPEVAAERVGTYRLGEGSLEVTADDTRLIAKLWGQSTLDLLFDSTHAQRARAGELNGRVREAMEGLEAGREDAIATLIGPDEDAVEATRPFLQRIEQIGDLEELHVIGSFENTPGSRLAQYGPWTTFVYAEFANWNQYWNLIWNEDGTHRGNASGPWPSFTLVPVGEGRYRAVQQETPWRTVDLRFEDGCLVVGTQRACPEE